In the genome of Capra hircus breed San Clemente chromosome 5, ASM170441v1, whole genome shotgun sequence, one region contains:
- the LOC102171763 gene encoding olfactory receptor 8S1-like: MALRNHSTITELILTGLSDDPHIQALLFALFLVIYLLTVMGNLTMLLLIKADSHLHMPMYFFLSNLSFLDLCFSSVTVPKLLKDLLSERKTISIEGCLAQVFFVFIAPGTEVCLLSAMAYDRYAAVCHQLLYSQVMSNQLCVRLVLISWGLASLDAVIIVLLAVNLDFCEAQTIHHYTCELPSLFPLSCSDISINISILICSILLHGFGTFLPIIFSYARIVSTILSISSTTGRRKAFSTCSSHLIAVILFFGSGMLRYLMPSSGSSLDLLSSLQYSVIPPMLNPLIYSFKSKEVKGAVKRTLGKYLHYCTG; the protein is encoded by the coding sequence ATGGCCTTGAGGAACCACAGCACCATCACCGAGCTCATCCTCACTGGGCTGTCAGACGACCCCCACATCCAGGCTCTGCTCTTTGCGCTCTTCCTGGTGATTTACCTCCTGACCGTGATGGGGAACCTGACGATGCTGCTGCTGATCAAGGCTGACTCCCACCTCCACATGCCCATGTACTTCTTCTTGAGTAATCTATCATTCCTAGACCTCTGCTTCTCCTCTGTCACTGTGCCCAAGCTCCTGAAGGACCTCCTGTCTGAGAGGAAGACTATCTCCATAGAGGGCTGCCTGGCTCAGGTCTTCTTTGTGTTTATTGCTCCAGGGACTGaagtctgtctgctctctgccatggcctatgaccgctatgcTGCAGTCTGCCACCAGCTGCTCTATAGCCAGGTGATGAGCAACCAGCTCTGTGTGAGGCTCGTGTTGATTTCGTGGGGTCTGGCCTCTCTTGATGCAGTCATCATTGTGCTTTTGGCTGTTAACCTGGACTTCTGTGAGGCCCAAACTATCCACCACTACACCTGTGAGctgccctccctcttccccctgtCTTGCTCTGATATCTCCATCAATATCAGTATCTTGATCTGCTCAATCTTACTCCACGGATTTGGAACCTTCCTCCCAATAATCTTCTCTTATGCTCGCATTGTCTCCACCATCCTGAGCATCAGCTCCACCACAGGCAGGAGaaaggccttctccacctgctcctcccacctcATCGCAGTGATCCTGTTCTTCGGGTCAGGTATGCTTCGCTATCTCATGCCTTCGTCTGGTTCCTCCCTGGATTTGCTCTCTTCCTTACAATACAGTGTGATCCCACCCATGCTGAATCCCCTTATCTACAGCTTCAAAAGCAAGGAGGTAAAGGGAGCTGTGAAAAGGACTTTGGGGAAATATCTGCACTATTGCACAGGTTGA